In Bogoriella caseilytica, the genomic window TTGTAATCGGTCTGGCCATGCCGCCACAGGACGACGGTTCCAGCGGTCACCCCTCCGTGCCCGTGGACGGCACGGCGTCATCACGACCTGGAGACTCGGTCAGATCTGCCGGCAGGTCGATCACCGGGCAGTCCCGCCACAGTCGTTCCAGCGCGTAGTACTCGCGGTCTTCCTCGTGCTGGACGTGGACGACGACGTCCCCATAGTCGAGGAGCACCCAGCGCGCCTCGGAGAGGCCTTCCTTGCGGTGAGCCTTCACGCCGTGCTGGTGCATCGCCTGATCGACGGCGTCTGCCACGGCGCGGACCTGACGCTCGTTGTCGGCGGAGACGACCAGGAA contains:
- the rsfS gene encoding ribosome silencing factor is translated as MVAEDDARTRAIAAARAAADKKASEIIALDVSERLVLTDIFLVVSADNERQVRAVADAVDQAMHQHGVKAHRKEGLSEARWVLLDYGDVVVHVQHEEDREYYALERLWRDCPVIDLPADLTESPGRDDAVPSTGTEG